Proteins co-encoded in one Spirosoma endbachense genomic window:
- a CDS encoding NUDIX hydrolase: MIDQYKKQHAYLLALDSIIFGFDGESLKILLVKRGVEETTWSLMGGWLQPDESLGQAAARILLELTGLNNVYLEQLSVFGDPDRDPIARTISVAYFALVKVADYASKISETYQARWFSLYDLPTLLFDHADMVDLAIKRLRYKASQHPIGFELLPEKFTIPQLKKLYDAIYNTEFDKRNFSRKILSTNLLIKLDEKQKGFSRKGAYFYQVDTQKYQQSTHSFLNFIPNPDAVL; this comes from the coding sequence AACATGCCTATCTACTAGCATTGGATTCCATTATTTTCGGTTTCGATGGAGAAAGTTTGAAGATATTACTGGTCAAACGGGGAGTAGAAGAAACCACCTGGTCGTTGATGGGCGGCTGGCTGCAACCCGACGAGAGTTTAGGACAGGCAGCCGCCCGAATACTGCTGGAACTCACGGGCTTAAACAATGTCTATCTGGAGCAGCTTAGTGTCTTTGGTGATCCTGATCGCGATCCAATTGCCCGCACGATTTCGGTAGCCTATTTTGCCCTAGTGAAAGTAGCGGATTATGCATCTAAAATTTCGGAGACCTATCAGGCCCGCTGGTTTTCACTTTACGACTTACCAACCCTGCTTTTCGACCATGCCGATATGGTGGATTTAGCCATTAAGCGACTGCGCTATAAAGCATCTCAGCATCCAATTGGCTTTGAACTCTTACCCGAGAAATTTACCATTCCTCAACTTAAGAAGCTGTACGATGCCATTTACAATACAGAATTCGATAAAAGGAACTTTAGTCGGAAAATCCTCTCGACAAATCTGCTCATTAAATTAGATGAGAAGCAAAAAGGGTTCTCCCGGAAAGGAGCTTATTTCTACCAGGTTGATACGCAGAAATACCAACAATCGACCCATTCCTTTTTAAACTTTATTCCCAATCCAGACGCTGTGCTGTAA
- a CDS encoding response regulator, with protein MKLTADQLARKSNFNQAKLLIVEDNDDHWLLIQSAIRQCLIEVTVVRVSTPQQALDRLDQWQYQEWEQPKLILLDLYLPRNSDGWQLLEQIKQMPAPLSHVPIVIFSSSEDNDDILKAYQLGASSYLIKPMNAEEWLFFFRKLRSYWWETATLPRSGFSF; from the coding sequence ATGAAACTGACTGCTGATCAATTAGCTCGAAAATCCAACTTCAATCAGGCTAAGTTATTGATCGTTGAAGATAATGATGATCATTGGCTACTTATCCAGTCCGCTATTCGTCAGTGCCTAATTGAAGTAACCGTCGTACGGGTTAGTACGCCACAGCAGGCACTGGATCGGCTGGATCAGTGGCAATATCAGGAATGGGAACAACCGAAATTGATTTTACTGGATCTGTACCTTCCCCGCAATTCGGATGGCTGGCAGCTACTCGAACAAATCAAACAAATGCCTGCCCCGCTAAGCCATGTTCCGATCGTTATCTTTAGTTCTTCAGAGGATAACGACGACATTCTTAAAGCCTACCAGTTGGGCGCATCCTCCTATCTGATCAAACCGATGAATGCCGAAGAGTGGCTATTTTTCTTCCGCAAGCTTCGGAGTTACTGGTGGGAAACGGCTACGCTTCCACGTTCTGGGTTTAGTTTTTGA
- a CDS encoding nuclear transport factor 2 family protein, with protein MTSSQTNTALVQSCYQAFGMGDLARLFDQLHDSVEWHSLYIEGVSLNGIYSGKKQLGELFTKMGSDLTISTFAPTDFLASESTVVVLGSEEAMVNKTQKTYQNRWVHVWQIAEGKVTKITTFNSVENVLKAYTA; from the coding sequence ATGACTAGCTCTCAAACCAATACAGCTCTTGTACAAAGCTGTTACCAGGCCTTTGGCATGGGTGACTTGGCCCGCTTATTTGACCAACTTCATGACTCTGTTGAATGGCATTCACTCTACATCGAGGGCGTTTCCCTGAACGGAATATATAGCGGGAAAAAGCAATTGGGTGAACTGTTTACCAAAATGGGTTCAGACCTAACCATATCCACGTTTGCTCCCACGGATTTTTTAGCCAGTGAGTCGACTGTTGTCGTTCTTGGCTCTGAAGAGGCAATGGTGAATAAAACACAGAAAACCTATCAGAACCGATGGGTACACGTCTGGCAGATTGCCGAAGGGAAGGTTACGAAGATTACGACCTTTAATTCCGTTGAGAATGTACTTAAAGCCTACACGGCTTGA